GTTTATTTACGATCTTTAATCAATACAAGGCATACAGCTTCTTATGCTTACTAATATAATCTCTTTGATAAGTAATATTCACTTTTTTTCTGGAAATAGGACAAGAGAAAAATCATGTCCTGAAAATCTTCTGCATATATTTGGCAATCAGTTACCACAACCATCACATCTCCAAAAGAGTGAGGAGCAGGTTGAATGTGGCATTTGTTATGCCCAATACCTTCCGACAGGTTCCATCTTCGACTTCCAATTTGCTGGAATTGACATTACTGCTACCACTCACCACAAGCTACCTGAAATTTTCCATGCCTCTACCACCTAGATTGGAAACACATCCATAGCCATCAATTTTTTCCTTGCTTCTAGATGATGAACTTGGTGCCAAGAGTGGAACTGCAACTGATTATTCATGCGAAAATGGGAGATGCAATCGAGCATTCCACAGTGTTTGTCTTGGCGATTGGCTCTGCTCTATTACGACTACAAGGCAGTAAGTTATGCTCTTACATTATAACTTAATTTTATGTAAATGTCCATGAGGCCTACTAAACTAAAAGCAGATAAAGCAGCAACAAGAAAGTAAATAACTTCAGTTTAAAGAGAAGAAAcaagaaataaacaaacaacACATACACATAACCAGGTATGGTTTCAGAATATAGTTCTGCATAGCATCGATTTATATTGCTAGATCTCTGGAATGAACCATCATCATACTTTGTTTCTCTGATAATCTTATTATGCTAATGTGCATCTGCATTTGAATATAGGTAATTTGATGTTCTGTTTGGGAACTGCCCTTAGTGTTCAGACCCCGTTGCAGTCAAACTCAGCATGAAGAAGTAAAATTTACTACTATTACCGTAGATGGCAAAACACTGGTTCCTATCTTAAGGGGTGAAACCGTGAAAATGTAGAGAAATATGTGAAGAATAGTTCTAGTATATGCTCTTGTAATCTATGTCGGCCATTGGAAATGTGTGTTGAGAGAACAAATCCCTAGTTTGCTTTATTATATGGAAAATGATGAGTTTTGATATTGCATGAGAATCTCCGATTAAGATTTGGTGTGCAATACTACAGCTGGTAGTGATTGAGATCTAGTCATGATTGGACCCACGCAATGACATACAGATTCTTCATCCTACAAGTTGAATTGCAACCCCTTTGGCTATGGGGCCTCACTCTGCCTCTGCTTATCATACCCATATATCTTTAACACTGCACAATTTAGTTACTGCAGTTCCAATACCCCATCTCCTCTCTTTTCCTACACATTACATTTTTTGAAACTAATGTCTGCTGTCCAAAAAGTACTGCTGCACCATACAACTTTTCTGGCAAAGTGTTCTTTTAGTTCTAAATGAGAGCTCATTGACCATTGTCAATTTTTTCAGTACTAAAATCTACGATTTTTGACTGAATATATTCAACACCAAAGTCACATATATTCAGAAACTGTGGGAGTTGAAGCAAAACATCATGATAtccttacaaaaaaaattaataatatccaATACCAGGACATGATTGGCTTACAATATAATACTTACTAATTCTTGGGAAAATATTGTTCCCTGGGTCTCGTGCAGGCCTGTTTTCCAAATGCAACATATCCCAAATAAAAATCTTCCATATCATAAGGCTAGGGATGggtaaaaataccgaaataccgctcttaccgtatcgaaaaaatatcgaaaataccggattttcggtataccgcaattttcggtaaggtatcataccttaccgatttatttcggtacggtaacagtatgaattttcatataccggGCTATACCtaaaatacggtatataccataattttaggtatataccgaaaatatGGTACATACCAtaattttcggtatataccgatatcaatatatgccaaattatatcaagtaaattcatacttttaccaaacaaataaatatttacatgtAGAAATCAAATCTTGCCTCATTATAGTTGTCGGGTaatcatataaatataaaatcaaataaactcaATTAGGAAAACTTGATATCGTTGAATCAATTAGtttcaaacaaatataagattttagttaaattagttCCAAACAAATATCGTTCAACGTTATGTGATTGCGTGGAGTTTAATTGATGcagtttttttattgaatatgtttgagtttgattaaatttcatgttttttaagtatttttaaaattttattttcatttgtgtttgtatttagaattatttacaaaataatgatattttggtatgtcGTATTGTAGTCCGATATACCGTAAAACtctggtataccgcaaaagtacggtataccgaattttgatatgtcatactgaaaataaggtatgatatcgatattgaaatttgtcataccgaaaataaggtataccgaagttcggtataccgaaaattttggtaaggtaatggtatgatttttttctcatatcgaattttcgataaggtatacggtatgatggtttcggtaaggtatatcgtacctacccacccctacaTAAGGCAATAGTATATAATACAGGAAATGAATAATTCAAGAAAGAATAACGGCTTTCTTGATATACCATCACCCAAAAGAGAGAAAAACATATCGCTTTCAACAATTACACCGACATCACCTTCCCAATTCCATATTACAAGATATACACATCCAAGAAACTcaatacaaaacaaaataaacccAGACTTGCTTTATAGTAGAATAACATAGAGAAggaaacatatatatatatatatatatatatatatatatataatcatatTCCGGCGAGACATTCGGGTGGGACGACAGGGAAGCGGGACCTGTCGGTGCAGTAGTCGTAGATCATGTGGTTGGTGCGGACCCAGCGGTAGCGCCTGGCAGCTTCTGGGGTGAGCTGCTGATAGGCTGCGGCCTCCCACCAGTTTTTGGGGTTGGAGGCGCAGGTAGCTGGCCCTGGAACCTGACACCCTTCAATGTCGAAATCTTTGTAGTAAGCGTAGAATGGGGCCTTGCTCCAGTTGATCTTCTCCAGGCCGCCTCTCGTGGCCCAGTCGTCGGCCTCCCATAGAGTCGAGTAGACTCCCATTGGTTGGAATTTTGGGTATGGAATTCCTCTTCTCTCATTGTTTTTGTACACTCTTATTGGCACTTCATCCACAGAGAATCTGCCAAAAagcaatttaaatatataagccAATTATAGTACTACTTACATAAATAtgatagtactattaattaaatgGACTTACATGATGTGGTGATGGTTCCAAAAGATGGAGTAAGTGTGGAAATCAAGAGAGGGGTCAAACCAGAGATTTATCCGTTGCTCCTTGTCACCTTTACCGTGGGCGTACACATTGGTTTGAACGGTGTAGGGCTGTCCCGATCGGTTCCCCAGGAACTCAAAGTCCAGCTCATCGCGGACGTTGAATGTGTCTGAGATCATCTGTACATGTATGTACACATCCACAAATTACCAAATGTGCAAACAATATATAAGTTGAGAACAACATCTGAAGCATAATAtctcatactaatgtggagttatggattaaacaacaaaataaaagaaaatgaatatgtaCGTACGTAGAAGGCGGTGACAGTCCCGGCAGAGTCACCGGGGACGAGCTTGATCTTCATGCTCACACGTCCGAACAGATATTGGTGCTTGGAGGCGAACCCGCAACCTACAATAATGGCGTTCAAATGATTAGTTGAACAAAACAAAATAGTAGTAAagagtagtagtatataatagCTACCAGAGGATTGATCAAGAGTGAGCTGAATGGCTCGGCCGCCATCCAATTGGCGAACGTGGGAATCGGCCCATGCGATTCTGAAGTCCTGACTGAAGGTTGCAGGTCGACCATTCACACTCAAGCAACACAATGCCAATGCCAAAGCCAAAGCCAAAAGACATAGTATGAATCGAGCCATCTCTACTTTCCTCAGCTGTAATATAACATCCCAATCTGGGGCTATTTATATTGTACTACGAGTCACACACAGATAGAGCTTTCCACACAGCTAATGCAAAGCCGTCAAATGGACCCCACCCCCCATTTCTCACCTCTCATACACTACTTCCTTTATAATCTCCCTTCTCAATTCCcaattagggcatccacaatggggcgtcACGTCAgaagttttatcctcctacccccacctgcaatggggcgccctaaggcgcgccctatgcattttattttatttaaatatttaaataataaaaaattggaaaaaaacttcatttcatatataaaaattaatacattacaatatgagagaggcgagatgttcgtatgaataagtgaatgagaaacgaggtttaatagaaaaaaaaaacgcgtgacatcgtccgcgaccatcgtccgccgatcccgcaatggggcgcctgatggcgcggacgatggcctatcgtacgcgcccatcgtccgccgagcccacaatggcgcggacgatgcatcgggcgtgggcgtagggcgcggacgatggcagacacccacaatggggcggacgatggcacgcatcgggcgtgtcatcgggcgtcccattgtggatgcccttagccTCTTATTAATCACACTTACGTTTTCATTAGGTTAGTACTAGTGTCATTTTCATCATCTTTAAGTAAATATTTGAATTTGGTAAGAATCATTAATGAATAATGTATGTAGCTAATACATGTCTCTGTcatattaattgatttaaaataattgATCGGAGGTGAGAATTAATGAGGTATAAGAGGCTCTAAATTTCGAAACGTGGGGAGTGAAGGAAGAGATGGTGTAGTAAATTAAATGGTGAAATGAAAGTTTTAAGAGGTGGAGTGGTGACGGCAGAGACATGGGGAAAGTGGTACCACACATTTGTTTTGTTAGCATGGAAATGGCCAAATATATAAATTCAATCTTTTTGTTTGGTGCAGCATATAACATTAAAGGCGATGTCACCCAATCACTGTTCCAATCCAATAATATTACTAGtaagaaaattaatttatgatataTCCACATCCATATATAAGACTCACAGTGCCAGATCAATTATGCTATTGCCACACCCACACCCAAACTATTCATGTGGTTAGACACTCCCAATGGTTGTTATACCAAAGATTATGGATTATTGGGATGACTCTAACACAGCAATTCGGTTCTTATAATGAATATATAGCTCATATAAGGATACAATGATATATGACAAAGTATAATTAATGAGAGATCTATCTAGAGTCTAGACATGGAAGACTTCTTTAGTGGAGGAGGATTTTGTGGTATAAGGCCAATCTGGAGGATGTGGACTTGGTTTGAGAGACAATTATGCATATTAATTTGGCTAGATTTAGATTTTGCAGCTCAGCAGTCATCTTGGATGTTCACCTTCTATTTTGATTATTGACTTAATTATCTCTGatcctttaatttttttcatatttttttgagttggaaattttcttaaatatattGAGAAAGATCCAAATGTAtgtaaatttaaagaaaaaggaATACTCCCTAAAAGAAAAGAGATCAAGAATGAGAAGGGTTAGACTACAAATACATTTTAAAATAGGAAGTTAGAATCATGACCTTTTTTGTGATATATGTCTAAATTTGTTGTGAAAATGTATAAATCTCAGTAATAGACCATTTAGTATGTAACTATTTATttttagagggaacatcatttttggtccacgaactttgccaaagtatcattttaggtccgtgaactttgaaaatatcattttaggtccgtgaaatttgagttaatatcatttgaggtactttttactattttcaaatttttttggacgaaaataccctcaataccttaaaatgtatatatttttaataaatttatcatatactcatatttttttataaatatctgtacaatatatttttgacaaattttctaaatataatttgatcttaaatattatcacttaattttgtgacatgcaagtaaaattgcttcttcaattttttatattaatttttttaaattgaataaagaacttttctttaataataaaaaattgaataaagatcttttcttgcatgtcacaaaattaaatgataatattgaaggtcaatttatatttagaaaatttatcaaaaatatattgtaaagatatttataaaaagatctttattcaattttttattattaaagaaagttctctattcaatttttttttaaaaataatataaaaaattgaagaagcaattttacttgcatgtcacaaaattaagtgataatatttaaggtcaaattatatttagaaaatttgtcaaaaatatattgtaa
This DNA window, taken from Salvia splendens isolate huo1 chromosome 18, SspV2, whole genome shotgun sequence, encodes the following:
- the LOC121777748 gene encoding probable xyloglucan endotransglucosylase/hydrolase protein 7, with protein sequence MARFILCLLALALALALCCLSVNGRPATFSQDFRIAWADSHVRQLDGGRAIQLTLDQSSGCGFASKHQYLFGRVSMKIKLVPGDSAGTVTAFYMISDTFNVRDELDFEFLGNRSGQPYTVQTNVYAHGKGDKEQRINLWFDPSLDFHTYSIFWNHHHIIFSVDEVPIRVYKNNERRGIPYPKFQPMGVYSTLWEADDWATRGGLEKINWSKAPFYAYYKDFDIEGCQVPGPATCASNPKNWWEAAAYQQLTPEAARRYRWVRTNHMIYDYCTDRSRFPVVPPECLAGI